One genomic region from Enoplosus armatus isolate fEnoArm2 chromosome 17, fEnoArm2.hap1, whole genome shotgun sequence encodes:
- the farsa gene encoding phenylalanine--tRNA ligase alpha subunit has translation MADTGVVETLLRRIEKVDDGVDSLEVAASLGVDHQVIVGAVKSLQALGDLISAELRSSKNWELTEEGTEIAEQGSHEARVFGSIPLEGLAQSELMKLSFGKIGFSKAMSNKWIRVDKTQEGGPRIFKAVESIDDQVRDKLLVVQKGDTSQLEEKEKNELKKRKLLSEVTVKSYWITKGDSFSTTVTKQETELTPEMIANGSWKEKKFKPYNFEAMGVAPDCGHLHPLMKVRTQFRQIFLEMGFTEMPTNNFIESSFWNFDSLFQPQQHPARDQHDTFFLSDPALAHDFPQDYLERVKKVHSEGGFGSQGYKYDWKIEEAQKNILRTHTTAVSARMLYKLAQQEKFTPVKYFSIDRVFRNETLDATHLAEFHQIEGVVADYGLTLGDLMGILHQFFTKLGITKLRFKPAYNPYTEPSMEVFSYHEGLKKWVEVGNSGVFRPEMLLPMGLPEDVSVIAWGLSLERPTMIKYGINNIRELVGHKVNLQMVYDSPICRLES, from the exons ATGGCGGACACCGGTGTGGTGGAGACGCTCCTTCGGCGTATTGAGAAGGTGGACGACGGCGTGGACAGCCTGGAAGTGGCGGCCAGCCTCGGGGTGGACCACCAAGTCATCGTCGGAGCCGTGAAGAGTCTGCAGGCTCTCGGCGAC CTAATCTCAGCCGAGCTGCGCTCCTCCAAGAACTGGGAGCTGACGGAGGAGGGCACGGAGATAGCCGAGCAGGGCAGCCATGAAGCCCGGGTCTTCGGCTCCATCCCACTGGAGGGTCTGGCACAGAGTGAGCTCATG AAACTGTCCTTCGGGAAGATCGGCTTCAGCAAGGCCATGTCCAACAAGTGGATCAGAGTGGACAAGACGCAGGAGGGTGGCCCGAGGATATTCAAGGCC GTGGAGAGCATCGATGACCAGGTCCGAGACAAGCTGCTTGTGGTACAGAAAGGCGACACCtctcagctggaggagaaagaaaagaatgagctgaagaagaggaaactgCTCTCTGAAGT GACAGTGAAGTCATACTGGATCACTAAGGGCGACTCCTTCAGCACCACCGTCACCAAACAGGAGACGGAGCTCACTCCTGAGATGATTGCCAA TGGCAgctggaaagagaagaaatttAAGCCCTACAACTTTGAGGCCATGGGCGTGGCCCCCGACTGTGGTCACCTGCACCCGCTGATGAAGGTGCGAACACAGTTTAGGCAGATCTTCCTGGAGATGGG CTTCACAGAGATGCCGACCAACAACTTCATAGAGAGCTCTTTCTGGAACTTTGACTCCCTGTTCCAGCCCCAGCAGCACCCGGCCAGAGACCAGCACGACACCTTCTTCCTGTCTG acccagcACTCGCCCATGACTTCCCCCAGGACTACCTGGAGAGAGTGAAGAAGGTCCACTCAGAGGGAGGCTTTGGCTCACAAGG GTACAAATACGACTGGAAGATCGAGGAGGCTCAGAAGAACATCCTCCGCACTCACACCACCGCAGTCAGTGCACGCATGCTGTATAAACTTGCACAACAG gAGAAGTTCACTCCCGTCAAGTATTTCTCCATCGACCGGGTGTTCAGGAACGAGACCTTAGACGCCACCCATCTAGCTGAGTTCCACCAGATAGAGGGCGTCGTGGCCGACTATGGACTCACACTGGGGGACCTCATGGGCATCCTGCATCAGTTCTTCACCAAACTAG GAATTACCAAACTACGCTTCAAGCCTGCCTACAACCCATACACAGAGCCCAGCATGGAAGTGTTCAGCTACCATGAAG GATTAAAAAAGTGGGTGGAAGTGGGAAACTCTGGGGTCTTCAGAccagagatgctgctgcccATGGGTCTGCCCGAGGATGTGTCTGTAATTGCCTGGGGACTGTCTCTGGAGAG GCCCACCATGATCAAATACGGcatcaacaacatcagagagCTGGTGGGACACAAGGTGAACCTACAGATGGTCTACGACAGCCCCATATGTCGACTGGAGTCCTGA
- the LOC139299599 gene encoding LOW QUALITY PROTEIN: interleukin enhancer-binding factor 3 homolog (The sequence of the model RefSeq protein was modified relative to this genomic sequence to represent the inferred CDS: substituted 1 base at 1 genomic stop codon) — MPPPMRHRSMRVFMNDDRHVMAKHSVIYPTQEELESVQNMVSHTERALKAVSDWLDKQEKGTSKSDSDGTDTDKESEHKDQATRSLRGVMRVGLVAKGLLLKGDLDLELVLLCKDKPTINLLKNVSENLVTQLKATEDKYVVTQHIREASIVIKNTKEPPLTLTIHLTSPLVREEIERAAAGESLSVNDPPDVLDRQKCLTALASLRHAKWFQARANGLRSCVIVIRILRDLCARVPTWAPLRGWPLELICEKAIGTGNRPMGAGEALRRVLECLASGILMADGAGISDPCEKEPTDAIGHLDHQQREDITASAQHALRLSAFGQLHKVLGMDPLPSKMPKKPRSETPIDYTVQIPPSTAYAPPMKRPIEEEEGTDDKSPNKKKKKLQKKXEKAEPPQAMNALMRLNQLKPGLQYKLISQTGPVHVPVFTMAVEVDGKTFEASGPSKRTAKLHVAVKVLQDMGLPTGVELKTAEPVKSEEAVVAVEELRPVVTPIETTTAATGTANTDTTDAVEAARQQGPILTKHGKNPVMELNEKRRGLKYELISETGGSHDKRFVMEVEIDGQKFQGTGSNKKVAKAYAALAALERLFPEGSLAEAAKKKKGPPMHTPGFGMMGASGVGDAAAPRGRGRGGRGRGRGRGFNNGGGYGQGGGFGTYGYGNSANSGYSDFVSDCYGYHEFAT, encoded by the exons ATG CCTCCCCCAATGCGCCACCGCTCCATGCGCGTCTTCATGAATGATGACCGCCATGTCATGGCCAAACACTCTGTCATCTACCCAACTCAGGAGGAACTGGAAAGTGTACAGAACATGGTATCCCACACAGAGCGGGCTCTCAAGGCTGTCTCTGACTGGCTGGATAAGCAGGAGAAGGGAACCTCCAAGTCTGACTCTGATGGCACAGACACTGATAAGGAAAG TGAACACAAAGATCAGGCCACCCGCTCCCTGCGTGGCGTAATGAGGGTGGGCCTGGTTGCCAAGGGCCTGCTACTAAAGGGGGACCTGGACCTGGAGCTGGTGCTCCTCTGTAAGGACAAGCCTACCATCAATCTGCTGAAGAATGTGTCTGAAAACCTTGTTACACAGCTCAAG GCGACAGAAGACAAGTATGTGGTGACCCAGCACATTCGCGAGGCCAGTATTGTCATCAAGAACACCAAGGAGCCCCCTCTCACCCTCACCATTCATCTAACATCCCCATTGGTTCGTGAGGAGATAGAgagggctgctgctggag AGTCGCTTTCAGTCAACGATCCCCCGGATGTTCTGGACAGGCAGAAATGCCTAACTGCCTTGGCGTCTCTCCGCCACGCTAAGTGGTTCCAG GCCAGAGCCAACGGGCTGCGCTCCTGTGTCATCGTCATCCGGATCCTAAGAGACCTCTGCGCTCGCGTCCCCACATGGGCCCCGCTTCGTGGCTGG CCACTGGAGCTGATCTGTGAGAAAGCCATTGGCACAGGGAACCGGCCCATGGGGGCAGGAGAAGCTCTGCGGAGAGTTTTAGAGTGTCTGGCTTCAGGAATCCTCATGGCAG ATGGTGCTGGAATCTCTGATCCATGTGAGAAGGAGCCCACAGATGCTATTGGTCACTTGGACcaccagcagagagaagacaTCACAGCAAGTGCACAA CATGCCTTAAGGCTGTCAGCTTTCGGACAGCTTCACAAAGTGCTCGGAATGGATCCCCTTCCCTCCAAGATGCCCAAGAAACCTCGTAGCGAGACTCCTATTGATTACACAG TGCAAATCCCACCCAGTACAGCGTACGCCCCACCAATGAAAAGGCCcattgaggaagaggagggaactGACGACAAGAGtccaaataagaaaaagaaaaagctgcagaAGAAAT AGGAGAAGGCTGAGCCTCCCCAGGCTATGAACGCTCTGATGAGGCTCAATCAGCTGAAGCCAGGTCTCCAGTACAAACTGATATCTCAGACTGGCCCAGTTCACGTTCCGGTCTTCACTATGGCCGTAGAAGTGGACGGCAAGACCTTTGAGGCTTCTGGTCCATCCAAACGCACTGCCAAGCTGCACGTAGCTGTAAAG GTCCTCCAGGACATGGGCCTGCCCACAGGAGTGGAACTAAAGACTGCTGAGCCGGTAAAATCAGAGGAGGCGGTAGTAGCTGTGGAAGAATTGAGGCCAGTAGTAACGCCCATCGAAACTACCACTGCTGCCACAGGAACAGCCAACACAGACACCACTGATGCTGTAGAG GCTGCTCGCCAACAGGGACCAATCCTGACCAAACACGGCAAGAACCCTGTGATGGAGCTGAACGAAAAGCGCCGTGGCCTGAAGTACGAGCTCATCTCAGAGACCGGCGGCAGCCACGACAAACGCTTTGTGATGGAGGTGGAGATTGACGGGCAGAAGTTTCAGGGGACGGGATCCAATAAGAAGGTGGCCAAGGCTTACGCTGCCCTGGCTGCTTTGGAGCGGCTCTTCCCTGAGGGCTCTTTGGCTGAGGCAGCTAAAAAGAAGAAGGGACCACCCATG CACACTCCGGGCTTCGGCATGATGGGAGCCTCTGGAGTCGGAGACGCAGCCGCGCCcaggggcagagggagaggaggacgaggtcGAGGAAGGGGCAGGGGCTTCAATAATGGAGGAGGCTACGGCCAAGGAG GTGGCTTCGGAACATATGGTTACGGGAACAGTGCTAACTCCGGATACA GTGACTTTGTCTCAGACTGCTATGGCTACCACGAGTTTGCGACATAG
- the LOC139299598 gene encoding prostaglandin E2 receptor EP1 subtype-like, whose translation MLAMQHYNSSGIVASLPLSNHTPMVQEPEVEAVAHNATRPPNNPTAAGLTMTLGILFNVVALIILAKAYNRFRRRSKATFLLFASSLVATDLAGHVIPGALVLRRYSAGTGSAADPASSFRGDPANPDASCLFLGGCMVFFGLCPLFLGCAMAAERCMGVTRPLLHARLVTTARTKMALALIWLLALCVALLPFFSLGAYTYQYPGTWCFIRVMEGTRVTDLAFVTLFSGLALSSLALAFVCNTISGMTLVRARLKKRSCSQRRSARSHDTEMVVQLVGIMVTSCICWSPLLIFGLMSAARSYSGSLSSDRDTYRGLMVTGVRMATCNQILDPWVYILLRRAILRKIYSLTTRQASFKGSTFCSVRWDVSSFQNSEKKSVSKI comes from the exons ATGCTGGCAATGCAGCACTACAACTCCTCGGGCATTGTtgcctctcttcccctctctaaCCACACCCCCATGGTGCAGGAGCCCGAGGTGGAGGCCGTGGCACATAATGCCACCCGTCCACCGAACAATCCCACGGCTGCCGGCCTCACCATGACCCTGGGCATCCTGTTCAACGTGGTGGCCCTCATCATTCTCGCCAAGGCTTATAACCGCTTCCGTCGGCGGTCAAAGGCCACTTTCCTGCTCTTTGCCAGCTCTCTGGTGGCAACAGATCTGGCTGGACATGTTATCCCTGGAGCCCTCGTGCTGAGGAGATACTCAGCAGGCACTGGGTCCGCAGCTGATCCTGCCTCCAGCTTTAGGGGTGATCCTGCGAACCCGGACGCCTCTTGTCTGTTTCTGGGAGGTTGCATGGTGTTCTTTGGCCTGTGCCCTCTGTTCCTGGGCTGTGCCATGGCTGCTGAGCGTTGCATGGGCGTCACCAGGCCTTTGCTGCACGCCCGTCTGGTGACCACAGCGAGGACAAAGATGGCACTGGCCCTGATCTGGCTACTGGCTTTATGTGTGGCCCTTTTACCCTTCTTCAGCCTGGGTGCCTACACTTACCAGTACCCGGGGACTTGGTGCTTTATCCGGGTGATGGAGGGCACCAGAGTGACAGATCTGGCCTTTGTGACGCTGTTCTCTGGACTGGCTCTGAGCTCTCTGGCCCTGGCCTTTGTGTGCAACACCATCAGTGGGATGACGCTAGTGAGAGCCCGGTTAAAGAAGAGGTCCTGCTCCCAACGCCGCTCGGCCAGGTCCCACGACACTGAGATGGTGGTCCAGCTGGTTGGCATCATGGTAACCTCCTGCATCTGCTGGAGCCCTCTGCTG ATCTTTGGACTGATGTCAGCCGCACGGTCCTACAGCGGCTCACTGAGCAGTGACAGAGACACTTACAGGGGGCTGATGGTGACGGGTGTCAGGATGGCTACCTGCAACCAGATCCTGGACCCGTGGGTCTACATCCTGCTGCGACGCGCCATCCTCAGGAAGATCTACAGTCTCACTACGAGGCAGGCCAGCTTCAAGGGAAGCACGTTCTGCTCTGTTCGCTGGGATGTCAGCTCCTTTCAGAACTCCGAGAAAAAAAGTGTTAGTAAGATTTAA
- the LOC139299909 gene encoding interleukin enhancer-binding factor 3 homolog, whose protein sequence is MNSLHHQVRNPGNKATTTPPPCLANYYNNGGTNGGAGASSSPSGGPPASTAPGSAQGSYGSYYQNDGAFTATSAAKIPKKKPPMHKGGKSPFPGPPGANTGSAGGYQSSSPPGQGSYNQYGYGQGKKSFNQNQGGTGGYSYSTAYPSQVTGGAGGSQDYSYEGFNNQSNYNSQGGGGGGAAAAAAAASQGFGTNHSQYHNPVGYGRGDGSMNYQYR, encoded by the exons ATGAACTCCCTTCACCACCAAGTCCGCAACCCTGGGAATAAAGCGACAACAACCCCTCCGCCCTGTCTTGCCA ATTACTACAACAATGGTGGTACAAACGGAGGAGCCGGGGCATCAAGCAGCCCATCAGGTGGCCCTCCAGCCAGCACAGCACCAGGATCAGCACAGGGCTCCTATGGTTCGTACTACCAGAACGACGGAGCCTTCACTGCCACTTCTGCTGCCAAAATCCCCAAAAAGAAACCCCCCATGCACAAGGGAGGGAAGTCACCCTTTCCAGGTCCCCCAGGGGCAAACACTGGATCTGCAGGGGGGTACCAATCCAGTAGCCCCCCAGGGCAGGGCTCATATAACCAGTATGGCTATGGGCAGGGAAAGAAGAGTTTCAACCAGAACCAGGGGGGGACAGGTGGATACTCGTACAGCACTGCCTACCCGAGCCAGGTGACAGGGGGTGCAGGAGGTAGCCAAGACTACAGTTATGAAG GTTTCAACAACCAGTCCAATTACAACtcacagggaggaggaggaggaggagcagcagcagcagcagcagccgccagCCAGGGCTTTGGCACCAACCACTCTCAGTACCACAACCCAGTGGGCTACGGCAGGGGAGACGGCAGCATGAATTACCAGTACAGATAG
- the LOC139299908 gene encoding uncharacterized protein, producing MSGYNFTGLNSTGEAHAYSYSAAIDDPLYKQYRYPTKDLIPLPKAVVYLLMAALVVVGVAYAIVGHLIKDLAIDIAECMLGPTGEEEKDKDINQQRMASAHPPPVHPFAHNAFHVWDQDDVVIPLPHDESPQGSPLLLAAIPYIPSFFPHTHSPTSHGSMTFSASPGSTREISIPREI from the exons ATGAGTGGCTATAACTTCACCGGCTTGAACTCGACCGGTGAAGCGCACGCTTACTCGTATTCAGCGGCAATAGACGACCCTCTGTACAAGCAGTACAGGTACCCAACGAAGGACCTCATCCCCCTGCCGAAGGCGGTGGTGTACCTGCTCATGGCCGCCCTGGTGGTTGTCGGAGTTGCCTATGCCATTGTTGGACATCTCATCAAGGACCTGGCCATTGACATAGCAG AATGTATGTTGGGTCCGACTGGTGAAGAAGAGAAGGACAAGGACATCAACCAGCAGAGGATGGCCTCCGCCCATCCTCCTCCAGTGCATCCGTTTGCCCACAATGCCTTCCACGTGTGGGACCAGGACGACGTGGTCATCCCTCTGCCCCACGATGAGAGCCCCCAGGGCAGCCcgctgctgctggctgccatCCCCTACATCCCCTCtttcttcccacacacacacagcccaacGAGTCACGGCTCAATGACTTTCTCCGCCAGCCCCGGGTCAACCAGAGAGATCAGCATCCCCAGGGAGATCTGA
- the gcdhb gene encoding glutaryl-CoA dehydrogenase b codes for MALRSTVCRLLANPQRCAIISASRAQGTASPARWDAQTEQKSKAPKVQFNWHDALDLEGQLTEDEIMIRDSFRTYCQEKLMPRIVMANRNEVFHREIVSEMGEMGVLGPTIKGYGCAGTSYVAYGLIAREVERVDSGYRSVMSVQSSLVMHPINAYGTEEQKQKYLPKLARGEILGCFGLTEPNHGSDPSSMETRAKYNPSSRTYTLTGSKTWITNSPVADVAVVWAKCDDGKIRGFILERGMKGLSTPKIEGKFSLRASATGMIIMDEVEVPEENLLPKASGLGGPFGCLNNARYGIAWGALGAAEFCFHAARQYTLDRFQFGVPLARNQLMQKKMADMLTEITLGLQSCLQLGRLIDEKRAAPEMISMLKRNSCGKALDIARQARDMLGGNGIADEYHIIRHVMNLEAVNTYEGTHDIHALILGRAITGLQSFTVGK; via the exons ATGCACAGACTGAGCAGAAGTCTAAAGCAC CTAAGGTCCAGTTCAACTGGCACGATGCCCTGGACCTGGAGGGCCAGCTGACAGAGGACGAGATCATGATCAGAGACTCCTTCCGGACCTACTGCCAAGAAAAACTCATGCCTCGCATTGTTAtggcaaacagaaatgaag tgtTCCACAGAGAAATTGTGTCAGAGATGGGAGAGATGGGTGTCCTGGGCCCAACCATTAAAG GTTATGGCTGTGCTGGGACAAGCTATGTGGCCTATGGTTTGATTGCCAGAGAAGTAGAGAGAGTGGACAGCGGCTATCGCTCAGTCATGAGTGTGCAGTCGTCACTGGTCATGCACCCCATTAATGCCTATGGCACCGAGGAGCAGAAACAGAAGTACCTCCCCAAGCTGG CTCGTGGAGAGATCCTGGGTTGCTTTGGATTGACGGAGCCTAACCATGGCAGTGACCCCAGCAGCATGGAAACCAGAGCCAAATACAATCCATCCAGCCGCACCTACACTCTCACTGGCTCAAAGACCTG GATCACCAACTCCCCGGTGGCGGATGTTGCTGTGGTCTGGGCCAAATGTGACGATGGGAAGATCCGCGGCTTCATCTTGGAGCGTGGCATGAAGGGCCTCTCCACACCTAAGATTGAGGGGAAGTTCTCCCTGAGAGCCTCCGCCACTGGTATGATCATCATGGACGAGGTGGAAGTTCCTGAGGAGAACCTGCTCCCTAAAGCCTCCGGCCTCGGG GGTCCCTTTGGCTGCTTGAACAACGCTCGTTACGGTATTGCATGGGGCGCTCTGGGTGCTGCAGAGTTCTGTTTCCATGCAGCCCGACAGTACACACTCGACAG ATTCCAGTTTGGCGTGCCACTTGCAAGGAACCAGCTGATGCAGAAGAAAATGGCCGACATGTTGACAGAGATCACCCTCGGCCTTCAGTCCTGTCTGCAGCTGGGAAGACTCATCGATGAGAAAAG AGCGGCCCCAGAGATGATATCCATGCTGAAGAGAAACAGCTGCGGTAAAGCCCTCGACATCGCCAGGCAGGCCAGAGACATGCTGGGAGGAAACGGCATCGCAGACGAGTACCACATCATCCGCCACGTCATGAACCTCGAGGCGGTCAACACGTAcgaag GTACTCACGACATCCACGCCCTGATCCTGGGCAGAGCCATCACGGGACTGCAGTCCTTCACTGTGGGCAAATAG